Genomic segment of Cytobacillus suaedae:
AGAAGTTGAGCTTGCGCTTCTTTTAGTACTTCCTTAGGTAAGGCAGAAGGGCCGGCATTAAAATTATGAATTTGCTTCAAAAAAACGCCTCCTAACTAAATTGATGCTGAATTATTTTCTAATGGTAACATGATATTCTAAAAAGTAAAGTGAATTTTCAGTAAAGTTTGGGGTGTTCGTGTAGTGGAAGGTGGCGAGTTAAAAAAAATTTTCAATTCGGACAGGTTAAGTTGTGGGAGAGAGAAACGAGTCCGAATTCCGGGCTGATTCAGACAGGTTTAGAGGTGGGAGAGAGAAACGAGTCCGAATCACGGGTGGATTCAGACAGGTTGAATGGTGGGAGGGAGAAATGAGTCCGAATCACAGGCAGATTCAGACAGGTTAAGTAGTAGGAGGGAGAAACGAGTCCGAATCACGGGCAGATTCAGACAGGTTTGGTAGTGGGAGAGAGAAACGAGTCCGTATCCCTGGCAGATTCGGACAGGTTGAGTAGAGGAAGGAAGAAACGAGTCTGAATCCCTGGCAGATTCGGACAGGTTAAGTAGAGGAAGGAAGAAACGAGTCTGAATCCCTTGTAGATTCAGACAGGTTGAGTAGTAGGAGGGAGAAACGAGTCCGAATGCCGAGCAGAATCGGACAAGTTGAGTAGTGGAAGGAAGAAACGAGTCCTAATTCTGAGGAAATCCAGACAGGTTGAGGAGTGGAAAGAAGAAACGAGTCTAAATGACGACCAGAATCTATCCCAATACCAAGAACTACTTTCCCAACAAAAAAGAGGTAATACAATGATTACCTCTTACTGGATAGCTTGTGAAATATCTGAAGCAATGTCTTGAAGGTTTTTTGCTGTGTATAGATTCGCATGAGATTTCCAAACAGCACCAAAACCATCACCTTTACCATACCTAGGTATAATGTGCATATGGAAGTGGAATACAGTTTGTCCAGCAGGTTCACCATTGTTACTTAACAAATTAATTCCAATTGGGTTGTACTTTGTCTTGATTGCATTTGAAATTTTAGGAACAGCTTCGAACACATGTTGTGCTATTTCTGGAGTTAACTCATAAACATTGTCTTTATGTATTTTAGGAATAACAAGTGTATGACCCTTAGACACTTGTCCAATATCTAAAAAGGCATATACATGCTCATTTTCATAAACCTTCGCACTTGGAATTTCACCATTA
This window contains:
- a CDS encoding HIT family protein, translating into MSDCIFCKIINGEIPSAKVYENEHVYAFLDIGQVSKGHTLVIPKIHKDNVYELTPEIAQHVFEAVPKISNAIKTKYNPIGINLLSNNGEPAGQTVFHFHMHIIPRYGKGDGFGAVWKSHANLYTAKNLQDIASDISQAIQ